One Acidobacteriota bacterium DNA window includes the following coding sequences:
- a CDS encoding prepilin-type N-terminal cleavage/methylation domain-containing protein: MMKLTHPWIRRARGNQQRGMSMIELLIAMTVLAIGVSGILSLVLLAIAANQRSKGDTTSTMLAQLVIEQAQMVPANGVVAGGAGGTINVPTVTVRDCANTAQVIRLTAGGANVTAGGLIDWSQLPAAVPAGFQMNYAACMPNAGANQWMLYDVRWNITQPYGAMSKQIVVSARPAAAQFGGAANFKNFATPVTLRTVVSQ; this comes from the coding sequence ATGATGAAGCTTACCCATCCATGGATCCGCCGGGCGCGGGGCAACCAGCAGCGCGGCATGTCGATGATCGAGTTGCTGATCGCCATGACGGTGCTGGCCATCGGCGTCTCGGGCATCCTCTCACTGGTGTTGCTGGCCATCGCGGCCAACCAGCGCAGCAAGGGCGACACCACCTCGACCATGCTGGCGCAGCTGGTGATCGAGCAGGCGCAGATGGTGCCGGCGAACGGCGTGGTGGCAGGTGGCGCCGGTGGGACCATCAATGTTCCCACCGTCACGGTAAGAGACTGTGCCAACACCGCGCAGGTCATCCGCTTGACCGCCGGGGGCGCGAACGTGACGGCCGGAGGACTGATCGATTGGTCGCAGTTGCCAGCGGCGGTGCCAGCGGGATTCCAGATGAACTACGCGGCGTGCATGCCCAACGCGGGCGCAAACCAGTGGATGCTCTATGACGTGCGCTGGAACATCACGCAACCGTATGGCGCGATGAGCAAACAGATCGTGGTGTCGGCCCGCCCTGCGGCGGCGCAGTTCGGCGGCGCGGCCAACTTCAAGAATTTTGCCACGCCGGTCACGCTGCGCACCGTCGTGAGCCAGTAG
- a CDS encoding prepilin-type N-terminal cleavage/methylation domain-containing protein, whose product MPRQRGFSLVELMIVLVILTIVMGVIFQQIVSLQRRSRAEETKQDIFSEGREFVEQFSRDIHQAGYPSYKAYSAVLIPSDARLAVGIVRATPTDLVIEGDVDGDGLVDSIEYTVCNSAGVCASPGTPNPGGTCPCSLQRSQVVKLGGTNPWAQPTSPSTQVNGLINSAGLGGGGASLLITGQSALPTGVQGAFVAQNDDVLFQGMKNQPVFTYYDVTGTQLAVNTDISGAAGQNVIRSIRTVRIAVNLLGSTADGQTGMKPSAALGAIAKLANCSMYSGGVAGIPAVTGC is encoded by the coding sequence ATGCCCAGGCAAAGAGGTTTTTCGCTGGTCGAACTGATGATCGTGCTCGTGATCCTCACCATCGTGATGGGCGTGATCTTCCAGCAGATCGTGAGCTTGCAGCGCCGCTCGCGCGCGGAAGAGACCAAGCAAGACATCTTCTCCGAAGGGCGCGAGTTCGTGGAACAGTTCTCGCGTGACATCCACCAGGCCGGCTATCCCTCGTACAAGGCATACTCCGCCGTGCTGATCCCGAGCGACGCGCGCCTGGCGGTGGGCATCGTGCGCGCCACTCCTACCGACCTGGTGATCGAAGGCGATGTGGATGGCGACGGCCTGGTCGACAGCATCGAGTACACGGTGTGTAACAGCGCCGGCGTCTGCGCCTCGCCCGGCACTCCCAACCCGGGGGGAACCTGCCCCTGCAGCTTGCAGCGCAGCCAGGTGGTGAAGCTGGGGGGAACCAATCCGTGGGCGCAACCCACCAGCCCAAGCACGCAGGTGAATGGACTGATCAACAGCGCGGGCCTGGGCGGCGGCGGCGCCAGCCTGCTCATCACCGGACAGAGCGCGCTGCCCACTGGCGTGCAGGGCGCCTTCGTCGCGCAGAACGATGACGTGTTGTTCCAAGGCATGAAGAACCAGCCGGTATTCACCTACTACGACGTGACCGGCACCCAGCTGGCAGTCAATACCGATATCTCCGGGGCCGCCGGCCAGAACGTGATCCGCAGCATCCGCACCGTGCGCATCGCGGTGAACCTGCTGGGCAGCACCGCGGACGGCCAGACCGGGATGAAGCCTTCCGCCGCGCTCGGCGCGATCGCGAAGCTGGCGAACTGTTCGATGTATTCCGGCGGGGTCGCCGGCATACCAGCCGTCACCGGCTGCTGA